One stretch of Cloacibacillus sp. DNA includes these proteins:
- a CDS encoding phage tail protein, producing the protein MATVGTFGDVVFEASVETVRTFSELQRTTAARWGVHSVLGAKPIAEFVGPETDEVSLPVRLNVLFLGGATVEDEIKKLRDIVLQGKVGVLTIGEDIFGKYYLESLSETRKYFGKRGETLFAELTLSLKEYVERK; encoded by the coding sequence ATGGCAACCGTAGGGACTTTTGGCGATGTGGTATTTGAAGCAAGCGTTGAGACGGTGCGAACTTTCTCTGAATTACAACGCACAACGGCGGCTCGTTGGGGGGTGCATAGTGTCCTCGGTGCGAAACCTATTGCAGAATTTGTTGGGCCAGAAACAGATGAGGTCTCACTTCCTGTTCGCCTAAATGTCCTTTTTCTTGGTGGTGCGACGGTAGAAGATGAGATAAAAAAGCTGAGAGACATTGTGCTGCAGGGAAAGGTCGGAGTGCTAACTATCGGCGAGGATATTTTTGGAAAATATTATCTCGAAAGTTTATCAGAAACGCGAAAATATTTTGGTAAACGCGGGGAAACGCTCTTTGCAGAACTTACTTTATCGTTAAAAGAGTACGTAGAGAGGAAATAG
- a CDS encoding GPW/gp25 family protein, protein MSKLEADVFSHRDVIEDVCLCLTTLFTTRKYSVPLDRDFGLEMDALDEPSPRAMALIRSAIYSAADKYEPRAEIISVAFEVISDAEDDKVVPVISWKLKEEYL, encoded by the coding sequence TTGTCAAAGTTGGAAGCAGACGTTTTTTCACATCGAGATGTGATAGAAGATGTGTGCCTTTGCCTAACAACATTGTTCACGACACGGAAGTATTCCGTACCGCTCGACAGGGATTTTGGCCTAGAGATGGATGCGCTTGACGAACCGTCACCTCGTGCTATGGCTCTGATACGGAGTGCTATATATAGCGCTGCTGATAAGTATGAGCCGAGGGCAGAGATAATAAGCGTTGCTTTCGAGGTAATATCAGACGCCGAAGACGATAAGGTTGTACCAGTCATTTCTTGGAAGTTAAAGGAGGAGTATCTCTGA
- a CDS encoding baseplate J/gp47 family protein translates to MNSLTTLPDISFTDKDPELILSEIISRYEKTAQVTLYQGDPVRLFLEAIAYIIAHQRSLIDYAAKQNLLAYATGYYLEHLGILLGVDRLKAAATTTTLRFKLSAPLDFPVLIPAGTRASDGGNGLMFASVEDVLIYSGDTYADVQAFCTETGEARNGMIAGQIKYLVDPVPYIAGVENRSATTGGADEESDESLRERVQMAPESFSVAGASGAYEYWARTAHQDIIDVAVIGPEDEPGNVYVYPLMADGKLPSQEILNLIDGVLNDEKVRPLSDHVFVQAPDEINYHTELIYYIAHKSATSAASIQKAVAAAVADFELWQKSKLGRDINPSELIRMVMSAGALRVEVTQPQHTVLTGSQVAIADSEATVTFGGLEDG, encoded by the coding sequence ATGAACTCTTTGACGACTCTGCCGGACATTAGTTTTACGGATAAAGACCCAGAATTGATTCTTTCAGAGATAATATCTAGGTATGAAAAAACCGCACAGGTTACTCTTTATCAAGGAGATCCTGTGCGGCTTTTTCTTGAAGCAATCGCCTATATTATTGCTCACCAGCGCAGCCTGATTGACTATGCCGCGAAGCAGAACCTTCTCGCTTATGCCACGGGGTATTATTTGGAGCATTTAGGTATATTGCTCGGTGTAGACCGCCTGAAAGCAGCCGCCACGACAACGACGCTGCGATTCAAACTTTCCGCGCCGTTAGATTTTCCCGTGCTCATACCTGCCGGTACGCGCGCCAGCGACGGCGGCAACGGGCTGATGTTTGCCTCGGTGGAAGATGTGCTGATATATAGCGGTGATACATACGCCGATGTACAGGCATTTTGCACCGAAACTGGAGAAGCTAGAAATGGCATGATAGCCGGACAGATAAAATATCTGGTAGATCCTGTCCCATACATAGCCGGAGTAGAAAACAGATCCGCCACAACTGGCGGCGCGGACGAGGAGAGCGACGAATCTCTGCGCGAGCGCGTGCAAATGGCCCCGGAGAGCTTTTCCGTTGCGGGGGCGTCGGGGGCCTATGAATATTGGGCCCGAACCGCGCACCAGGATATTATCGACGTGGCCGTCATAGGCCCGGAGGATGAGCCCGGAAACGTATACGTATACCCGCTTATGGCAGACGGAAAACTACCATCGCAAGAAATATTAAATCTTATCGATGGGGTCCTAAACGATGAAAAAGTTCGTCCGCTAAGTGACCATGTTTTTGTGCAAGCCCCGGACGAGATAAATTATCATACCGAATTAATTTACTATATTGCGCACAAAAGCGCGACATCTGCCGCGTCGATACAAAAAGCCGTCGCTGCGGCTGTCGCAGATTTCGAGCTCTGGCAGAAGTCAAAGCTCGGACGGGACATCAATCCCAGCGAGTTGATAAGAATGGTAATGTCTGCAGGCGCTCTGCGCGTTGAGGTTACGCAGCCCCAACATACCGTATTGACCGGCTCACAGGTCGCCATTGCAGACAGCGAAGCAACGGTGACTTTCGGAGGGTTGGAAGATGGCTAA
- a CDS encoding phage tail protein I produces the protein MAKTARDILLEDILPSSIGIYQEVLQAARAIDPDLHYLSGLIGQLPIYSRIDELPSDWLDHLAWQWHADVYEPVDLSLEQKRYIAKTSLMIHRYKGTRWAITTALKTLGFQRIDIQEHWQLDSKPYTFAIQLAPLDETLIHDAKRFIEAYKPARSQLISLDLKLYLNDEEKAEDKFSAMLSPQLSDTVPLDDGEQFYAVIQPFFNESPWFRHYYGEDGLAYDGTIRYDSQDEESELIKARIATQIEDVVESSERTITTIKIIV, from the coding sequence ATGGCTAAAACGGCGAGGGATATCCTGCTCGAAGATATACTGCCATCGTCAATCGGCATATATCAGGAGGTCTTGCAGGCAGCGCGCGCAATAGACCCCGACCTGCACTATCTTAGCGGCCTGATAGGTCAGCTGCCCATTTACAGCCGTATCGACGAGCTGCCCTCTGATTGGCTGGATCATCTTGCGTGGCAATGGCACGCCGACGTATATGAGCCTGTAGATCTTAGCTTGGAGCAAAAACGCTACATAGCCAAGACCTCCCTCATGATACACCGCTATAAGGGTACACGCTGGGCCATCACCACGGCCTTGAAAACTCTGGGCTTTCAGCGCATAGACATACAAGAGCACTGGCAGCTGGACAGCAAACCTTACACCTTTGCGATTCAGCTCGCGCCACTTGATGAGACTTTGATTCATGACGCGAAAAGGTTCATTGAAGCCTACAAACCAGCACGAAGCCAGTTGATATCATTAGACTTAAAGCTCTATCTCAATGATGAAGAGAAAGCCGAGGACAAGTTTTCGGCAATGTTATCCCCTCAGCTCTCCGATACCGTACCTCTCGACGACGGCGAACAGTTCTATGCGGTGATACAGCCATTTTTCAACGAATCGCCGTGGTTCCGTCATTACTACGGCGAGGACGGGCTGGCCTACGACGGAACAATTCGCTACGACAGCCAGGATGAAGAGTCCGAATTAATTAAGGCCAGGATCGCAACACAAATCGAAGATGTTGTCGAGAGCAGCGAACGCACCATCACAACGATAAAAATAATAGTCTAG
- a CDS encoding pyocin knob domain-containing protein, with translation MPEILEAKDGGVIEKSLVMRLVILDYYDTEAEMRAAHPTGADGDCYKVGDDLCLWGPAAQGWINIGPLRGEAGGSSYLHIRYSAVANPTDTQISTTPNDYMGTCVISSPTAPTTAASYAWYKIKGDAPVLNEASVSQAGIVTTGPQSFAGEKSFPGGIVGNLTGVAYSAYRPEYQAIPENADLNTYKTAGHYTCGGNAVANTVTNTPSSGSFNMEVIYTVVPTGSYIKQTVNMYYTGIVFYRVFDADATQWSTWKQMATMDDIPAVADTSIVKEKIQNLGTVGSIEVNPDNGQVIVATLSTTGNVPADVSFEIPLDPVEPEGPDDPDAPVPPVRAVSEPLARTVTLILKLTSTTPGVEWWGDILWANGEAPVLKPSTTNIITLITLNMGTWYGVSATEFA, from the coding sequence ATGCCCGAAATACTTGAAGCAAAAGACGGCGGCGTAATAGAAAAAAGCCTCGTGATGCGCTTAGTTATCCTTGACTACTATGATACCGAGGCGGAAATGAGGGCGGCCCATCCCACCGGAGCCGACGGCGACTGCTATAAAGTAGGCGACGACCTCTGTCTATGGGGACCGGCAGCCCAAGGCTGGATAAACATCGGTCCCTTGCGGGGTGAAGCTGGAGGCAGCTCCTATCTACACATCCGCTATTCCGCCGTCGCCAATCCGACAGACACACAAATATCAACCACGCCTAACGACTACATGGGCACCTGTGTAATTAGCTCGCCCACAGCGCCCACCACAGCAGCAAGCTATGCATGGTACAAAATAAAAGGAGACGCACCGGTACTAAACGAGGCGTCGGTCTCACAGGCGGGCATAGTTACAACCGGCCCGCAGTCCTTTGCGGGGGAAAAATCGTTTCCCGGCGGCATCGTCGGGAATCTCACCGGGGTCGCCTATTCGGCATATAGACCTGAATACCAGGCAATACCTGAGAACGCTGACCTTAATACATACAAGACAGCAGGACACTATACTTGCGGTGGAAATGCAGTTGCAAATACCGTTACTAATACTCCTAGTTCAGGTTCTTTTAATATGGAGGTCATATATACTGTTGTTCCTACTGGTAGTTATATAAAACAAACAGTGAATATGTATTATACTGGTATTGTATTCTATAGAGTGTTCGATGCTGATGCAACCCAATGGTCTACTTGGAAGCAAATGGCGACTATGGATGATATCCCCGCCGTCGCAGACACTTCCATAGTGAAGGAAAAAATACAAAATTTAGGGACAGTTGGGTCAATCGAAGTAAATCCTGATAATGGACAGGTGATAGTAGCTACACTAAGCACAACTGGAAATGTTCCAGCAGATGTATCATTTGAAATTCCATTAGACCCTGTAGAACCAGAAGGACCAGATGACCCTGACGCACCTGTTCCCCCAGTTAGGGCTGTGTCTGAACCACTAGCACGTACAGTTACATTAATTTTGAAACTGACCTCTACAACGCCCGGTGTCGAGTGGTGGGGTGATATTCTGTGGGCAAATGGAGAAGCGCCTGTACTGAAACCGTCTACAACAAATATCATTACGTTAATTACTCTTAATATGGGTACGTGGTACGGAGTTTCTGCTACAGAATTTGCGTAA
- a CDS encoding glycosyl hydrolase 108 family protein produces the protein MGSFEKALTFVFGSEGGKSNHPNDRGGATNMGITAGTLERAYKQGIVKHQNIKALTRAEAVEIYRVLYWRPSKADKMPEPLCMLHFDAAVNHGLGGAAKLMQKTINNYAAKAGLKLSVVVDGELGPKSMAALDACIRYKNNLRLICEIYINEREKYFRAIVANNPSQACFLRGWLNRIEKNRRLLG, from the coding sequence ATGGGAAGTTTTGAAAAGGCGCTCACCTTTGTATTTGGCTCCGAAGGTGGTAAAAGCAACCATCCCAACGACCGCGGCGGTGCGACCAACATGGGAATCACCGCTGGCACACTGGAGAGGGCGTACAAGCAGGGCATAGTCAAGCATCAGAATATCAAAGCCCTTACTCGCGCGGAGGCGGTGGAGATATATCGTGTGCTGTACTGGCGCCCATCCAAAGCAGATAAAATGCCGGAGCCGCTTTGCATGCTGCATTTCGACGCCGCGGTGAATCATGGACTGGGCGGGGCGGCAAAACTGATGCAAAAAACCATAAACAACTATGCCGCAAAAGCCGGACTAAAACTTTCTGTCGTCGTTGACGGCGAGCTGGGGCCCAAGTCTATGGCGGCGCTCGATGCCTGTATACGCTATAAAAATAACCTGCGCCTGATATGCGAGATATACATCAACGAGCGCGAGAAGTATTTCAGGGCGATTGTGGCGAACAACCCATCGCAGGCGTGTTTCCTGCGCGGGTGGCTGAATAGGATCGAGAAAAACCGGCGTCTGCTGGGATGA
- a CDS encoding GIY-YIG nuclease family protein has product MCIDIKSVLEKCEEYTPLPGYYFCVMSNFYAFNNIENSELKELVVDRLKQNGNILYVGIGKDDVRVRAFNHVLGNSLNSTLRKSLSVILKKDKQKLSEWIKSNIKILYITCKTGKEAESAEDTYIEKLKPPLNLIPRGNNPRIEKIMEILRNPK; this is encoded by the coding sequence ATGTGTATTGACATTAAATCTGTTTTAGAAAAATGTGAAGAATATACCCCACTACCTGGCTATTATTTTTGTGTAATGTCTAACTTCTACGCCTTTAATAATATAGAGAATAGCGAATTGAAAGAATTGGTTGTTGATAGACTTAAACAAAATGGTAATATCTTATATGTTGGCATAGGAAAAGACGATGTAAGAGTTCGGGCCTTCAATCATGTTCTCGGTAATTCTTTAAATTCAACATTACGCAAGAGTCTTTCTGTTATTTTAAAAAAAGACAAACAAAAATTAAGTGAATGGATAAAGTCTAACATAAAAATCCTTTATATAACATGTAAAACAGGAAAAGAGGCTGAATCCGCAGAAGATACATATATAGAAAAGCTTAAGCCCCCACTAAACCTTATTCCAAGAGGCAATAACCCCAGAATCGAAAAAATCATGGAAATATTACGAAATCCAAAATAA
- a CDS encoding dicarboxylate/amino acid:cation symporter gives MQEKKKLSLIAKIGVGFIIGLILGFIIGPMASNSPFIADIVIPLLQLVGNIFLALLKMLIVPLVFSSLIMGASSIGDPKVLGRIGVKTVAFYLGTTIVAIAIGLVLGNVIQPGVGMAIEGAKAAAKEPETVFNVILNIFPANLLKALVEGVMLQVIVFALFLGVAATLIGEKGRAFLEFNSSLAEVMFKVTAIVMKTALYGIFALIAVTAAKYGPAVLAPFAKVIFAVYLGCFLQVVIVYSGLITGVVHKSPLWFLRGVREAMLAAFVTRTSAGVLPISMNNVQDNLGVSEDVSAFVLPLGATINMDGTAIYEGICALFVAQAFGIDLSFGAQLGILMTATLASIGTAGVPGAGLIMLSMVLVSAGLPIEGMALVAGIDAVLDMARTCVNITGDMCVSTVVAKTEGEKL, from the coding sequence ATGCAGGAGAAAAAGAAATTATCTCTCATCGCGAAAATTGGGGTGGGCTTCATCATCGGACTCATCCTTGGGTTCATCATCGGACCCATGGCCTCTAATTCACCGTTCATCGCGGATATCGTGATCCCTCTGCTGCAGCTTGTCGGAAATATTTTCCTCGCGCTGCTTAAGATGCTGATCGTACCTCTGGTATTCTCCAGCCTGATAATGGGAGCCTCTTCAATAGGAGACCCCAAAGTGCTGGGCCGCATCGGCGTCAAGACTGTGGCCTTCTACCTCGGCACTACGATCGTAGCGATAGCTATCGGACTCGTCCTCGGCAACGTCATCCAGCCCGGCGTCGGCATGGCGATCGAGGGAGCCAAGGCGGCGGCTAAAGAGCCGGAGACGGTCTTCAACGTCATCCTCAATATTTTCCCCGCCAACCTGCTGAAGGCTCTTGTTGAAGGCGTGATGCTCCAGGTCATCGTATTCGCGCTCTTCCTAGGCGTCGCGGCGACGCTCATCGGTGAAAAGGGACGGGCCTTCCTGGAGTTCAACTCGTCTCTCGCCGAGGTGATGTTCAAAGTCACGGCGATCGTCATGAAGACCGCCCTGTACGGTATCTTCGCGCTCATCGCCGTAACCGCGGCGAAATATGGCCCCGCCGTCCTCGCCCCCTTCGCGAAGGTAATCTTCGCCGTCTATCTTGGCTGCTTCCTGCAGGTGGTCATCGTCTACTCCGGACTCATCACCGGCGTCGTCCACAAGAGCCCCCTATGGTTCCTCAGGGGCGTGCGTGAGGCGATGCTCGCAGCCTTCGTCACCAGAACGAGCGCCGGCGTGCTTCCCATCTCGATGAATAACGTGCAGGACAACCTCGGGGTCAGCGAAGATGTATCCGCCTTCGTCCTGCCGCTCGGCGCGACGATCAACATGGACGGCACCGCCATCTATGAGGGCATCTGCGCGCTCTTCGTCGCCCAGGCCTTCGGCATCGATCTCAGCTTCGGCGCGCAGCTTGGAATACTCATGACCGCCACGCTCGCCTCCATCGGTACCGCTGGCGTGCCTGGAGCCGGTCTGATAATGCTGTCGATGGTCCTTGTCTCCGCAGGGCTGCCGATTGAGGGAATGGCCCTCGTCGCCGGCATCGACGCGGTGCTCGACATGGCGAGGACCTGCGTCAACATCACCGGCGACATGTGCGTCTCGACCGTCGTCGCGAAGACGGAGGGCGAAAAGCTGTAG
- a CDS encoding proton-conducting transporter membrane subunit: MLLFKSMPLPFLTLILPLAGAGCYGLLLLYNRFFSRWTGRVLVLPKILYKLPFLVLLVAGTVLSSLVWMSVSGSYSPLYVFTNTGWSNVLTSESVKNAQAVLRIDAFGAISAALMSFVALTAGIRALADRQNVITPRKVVFFLLTCTGIQGIFYLNSLMLLFVFLLLTQLGVTGLYSNFATKRREGGESVFYYVSRVLLLVMFLAGVVILRVKYGTDNINMIATRIAPANDTLWAFIFLVVPLLYIFVKPSPYLPDASRNCFFGIRTQASLFVAFRVIFSLYGPMQGLQKVPMLFILLGFASVMLALVLSCGAKDPERFMNSMVFYMKGMILISIGIAMDGTFSAERAALYGVSAIEAMISLWLVFLPISAALAIITVFLKQRYEERELWQEGALLKRIPFTAFSLFIVIAILGGLPPFIGYSGKQLLFRSANFMSPLVLTALFLFTVAMLLTGLRFLIALTIGKVSQKQDFSFSGEVTIAFPLFLLLMLFITTTVLPGELFEESVAPSVESLINRTTPANLFSVEVDE, encoded by the coding sequence TTGCTGCTGTTTAAATCAATGCCGCTGCCGTTCCTCACGCTGATCCTGCCGCTTGCCGGCGCCGGCTGTTATGGACTGCTGCTTCTATATAACAGGTTTTTCTCCCGCTGGACGGGGCGCGTCCTGGTCCTGCCGAAGATATTGTACAAGCTGCCTTTCCTTGTCCTGCTCGTTGCGGGGACAGTGCTTTCCAGCCTCGTATGGATGAGCGTGAGCGGTTCTTACAGCCCGCTTTACGTCTTTACGAATACCGGCTGGTCCAACGTTCTCACCAGCGAGTCGGTTAAAAACGCGCAGGCGGTGCTGCGGATAGACGCCTTCGGGGCGATCTCGGCGGCGCTTATGAGCTTTGTGGCGCTGACGGCGGGCATCAGGGCCCTCGCCGACCGCCAGAATGTGATAACGCCGCGCAAGGTGGTTTTCTTCCTGCTGACCTGCACCGGCATTCAGGGGATATTTTATCTGAATAGCCTGATGCTGCTCTTTGTATTCCTGCTACTTACACAGCTTGGCGTGACGGGGCTTTACAGCAACTTCGCCACTAAGAGGCGGGAGGGCGGGGAGTCTGTCTTCTATTATGTCTCGCGTGTGCTGCTTTTGGTGATGTTCCTCGCCGGAGTTGTGATCCTGCGGGTGAAGTACGGCACCGACAACATCAATATGATCGCCACGAGGATCGCCCCCGCGAACGATACGCTGTGGGCCTTTATCTTTCTCGTTGTGCCGCTGCTCTATATCTTCGTGAAGCCGTCGCCATATCTTCCCGACGCCTCTCGCAACTGTTTCTTTGGGATAAGGACGCAGGCTTCGCTCTTTGTCGCTTTCCGCGTCATCTTTTCCCTTTACGGGCCGATGCAGGGGCTGCAAAAGGTACCCATGCTCTTCATCCTGCTCGGCTTCGCCTCCGTCATGCTTGCGCTGGTCCTTTCCTGCGGCGCTAAGGATCCTGAACGCTTTATGAATTCGATGGTCTTCTATATGAAGGGCATGATCCTGATATCCATCGGTATTGCGATGGACGGCACATTCAGCGCGGAGCGCGCCGCGCTCTACGGCGTGAGCGCGATCGAAGCGATGATCTCGCTCTGGCTGGTTTTCCTGCCTATCTCCGCCGCGCTGGCGATAATAACGGTATTTCTGAAACAGAGGTATGAGGAGCGCGAGCTCTGGCAGGAGGGAGCGCTGCTGAAACGTATTCCCTTCACCGCCTTCTCCCTATTCATCGTCATCGCGATACTCGGCGGGCTGCCGCCCTTTATCGGTTACAGCGGCAAGCAGCTGCTGTTCCGCTCGGCGAACTTCATGAGCCCCCTCGTACTCACGGCGCTTTTCCTCTTTACTGTGGCAATGTTGCTCACAGGGCTGCGCTTCCTTATCGCGCTGACGATCGGCAAGGTCTCTCAAAAGCAGGATTTCAGCTTCAGCGGCGAGGTGACGATCGCCTTCCCGCTATTTCTGCTGCTGATGCTCTTTATCACGACGACGGTGCTGCCCGGCGAGCTTTTTGAGGAGTCGGTTGCCCCCTCCGTCGAGTCGCTGATCAACCGCACGACTCCGGCCAACCTGTTCTCCGTGGAGGTAGACGAATAA